Proteins co-encoded in one Xanthomonas campestris pv. badrii genomic window:
- a CDS encoding PilT/PilU family type 4a pilus ATPase has product MSTIDFTSFLKLMAHQKASDLFITSGMPPAIKVHGKISPITQTPLTAQQSRDLVLNVMTPAQREEFEKTHECNFAIGVSGVGRFRVSCFYQRNQVGMVLRRIETRIPTVEELSLPPVIKTLAMTKRGIIIFVGATGTGKSTSLAAMIGYRNQNSTGHIITIEDPIEFVHKHEGCIITQREVGIDTDSWENALKNTLRQAPDVIMIGEVRTREGMDHAIAFAETGHLVLCTLHANNANQAMDRIINFFPEDRRNQLLMDLSLNLKGVVAQQLIPTPDGRGRRVAMEIMLGTPLVQDYIRDGEIHKLKEIMKESTNLGMRTFDQSLFELYQAGEISYEDALRYADSQNEVRLRIKLSQGGDAKTLAQGLDGVEIAEVR; this is encoded by the coding sequence ATGAGCACCATCGACTTCACCTCCTTCCTCAAGCTGATGGCGCATCAGAAGGCGTCGGATCTGTTCATCACCTCCGGCATGCCGCCGGCGATCAAGGTGCATGGCAAGATCAGCCCGATCACGCAGACGCCGTTGACCGCGCAGCAGAGCCGCGACCTGGTGCTGAACGTGATGACGCCGGCGCAGCGCGAGGAGTTCGAAAAGACCCACGAGTGCAACTTCGCCATCGGCGTGTCCGGGGTCGGGCGTTTCCGTGTCAGCTGCTTCTACCAGCGCAACCAGGTGGGCATGGTGCTGCGCCGGATCGAGACGCGCATTCCCACCGTGGAAGAACTGAGCCTGCCGCCGGTGATCAAGACGCTGGCGATGACCAAGCGCGGCATCATCATCTTCGTCGGCGCCACCGGTACCGGTAAATCGACCTCGCTGGCGGCGATGATCGGCTACCGCAACCAGAATTCCACCGGGCACATCATCACCATCGAGGACCCGATCGAATTCGTGCACAAGCACGAGGGCTGCATCATCACCCAGCGCGAAGTCGGCATCGATACCGACAGCTGGGAGAATGCGCTGAAGAACACCCTGCGCCAGGCGCCGGACGTGATCATGATCGGCGAGGTGCGCACCCGCGAGGGCATGGACCACGCCATCGCCTTCGCCGAAACCGGCCACCTGGTGCTGTGCACGCTGCACGCCAACAACGCCAACCAGGCGATGGACCGCATCATCAACTTCTTCCCGGAAGATCGCCGCAACCAGCTGTTGATGGATCTGTCGCTGAACCTCAAGGGCGTGGTCGCGCAGCAGCTGATTCCGACCCCGGACGGCCGCGGCCGCCGCGTGGCGATGGAAATCATGCTGGGCACGCCGCTGGTGCAGGACTACATCCGCGACGGCGAGATCCACAAGCTCAAGGAGATCATGAAGGAGTCCACCAACCTGGGCATGCGCACCTTCGACCAGAGCCTGTTCGAGCTCTACCAGGCCGGTGAAATCAGCTACGAAGACGCGCTGCGCTACGCGGACTCGCAGAATGAAGTACGTCTGCGCATCAAGCTCTCCCAGGGCGGCGATGCCAAGACCCTGGCACAGGGGCTGGATGGCGTGGAGATTGCCGAGGTTCGGTGA
- a CDS encoding type IV pilus twitching motility protein PilT — protein sequence MDIAELLAFSVKNKASDLHLSAGLPPMIRVDGDVRRINIPALDHKQVHALVYDIMSDKQRRDYEEFLEVDFSFEIPSLARFRVNAFNQNRGAGAVFRTIPSEVLTLEDLGCPPIFRQLIDQPQGLILVTGPTGSGKSTTLAGMIDYINKNEYGHILTVEDPIEFVHTSQKCLINQREVHRDTHGFNEALRSALREDPDIILVGELRDLETIRLALTAAETGHLVFGTLHTSSAAKTIDRIIDVFPAGEKPMVRSMLSESLRAVISQALLKKVGGGRTAAWEIMVGTPAIRNLIREDKVAQMYSAIQTGQQYGMQTLDQHLQDLVKRSLITRNQAREYAKDKRIFE from the coding sequence ATGGATATCGCTGAACTATTGGCGTTTTCTGTCAAGAACAAGGCATCGGACCTGCACCTGTCTGCAGGGCTGCCGCCGATGATCCGTGTCGATGGCGATGTCCGTCGCATCAATATTCCGGCGCTGGACCATAAACAGGTGCACGCGCTGGTGTACGACATCATGTCGGACAAGCAGCGGCGCGACTACGAAGAATTCCTCGAGGTCGATTTCTCGTTCGAGATTCCCTCGCTGGCACGCTTCCGTGTCAATGCGTTCAACCAGAACCGCGGTGCCGGTGCGGTGTTCCGTACCATTCCCTCCGAAGTGCTGACGCTGGAAGACCTGGGCTGCCCGCCGATCTTCCGCCAGCTGATCGACCAGCCGCAGGGTCTGATCCTGGTGACCGGCCCGACCGGTTCGGGCAAGTCGACCACGCTGGCCGGCATGATCGACTACATCAACAAGAACGAATACGGCCACATCCTCACCGTCGAGGATCCGATCGAATTCGTGCACACCTCGCAGAAGTGCCTGATCAACCAACGCGAAGTGCACCGCGACACGCACGGCTTCAACGAAGCGCTGCGCTCGGCACTGCGCGAAGACCCGGACATCATCCTGGTCGGCGAATTGCGCGACCTGGAGACCATTCGCCTGGCGCTGACCGCCGCGGAAACCGGCCACCTGGTGTTCGGCACCCTGCATACCAGCTCGGCGGCCAAGACCATCGACCGCATCATCGACGTGTTCCCGGCCGGCGAAAAGCCGATGGTACGCTCGATGCTGTCCGAGTCGCTGCGCGCGGTGATTTCGCAGGCGCTGCTGAAAAAGGTCGGCGGCGGCCGCACTGCGGCCTGGGAAATCATGGTCGGCACCCCGGCCATCCGCAACCTGATCCGCGAGGACAAGGTGGCGCAGATGTATTCGGCGATCCAGACCGGCCAGCAATACGGCATGCAGACCCTGGACCAGCATCTGCAGGACCTGGTCAAGCGCAGCCTGATCACGCGCAACCAGGCGCGCGAGTACGCCAAGGACAAGCGGATATTCGAGTGA
- a CDS encoding YggS family pyridoxal phosphate-dependent enzyme has product MPVSSLQQILDAIQAAAAQHARGDVRLLAVSKTKPAEAIAALAAQGQRAFGENYVQEAETKVATLRALELEWHLIGHLQSNKAELASRCFDWVQTVDRPKLIPLLARHRPDGRAPLNVLIQVNIDDEHSKHGCAPEAIDALADAIALHPALRLRGLMAIPAPFPEAARRADAFTRMQQLFEQLQQRFAQVDTLSMGMSSDFTEAIAAGATMVRVGTALFGARVPAPDASA; this is encoded by the coding sequence GTGCCGGTTTCCTCGCTGCAGCAGATTCTCGATGCCATCCAGGCCGCGGCCGCCCAGCATGCCCGCGGCGACGTCCGCCTGCTGGCGGTCTCCAAGACCAAGCCTGCCGAGGCCATCGCCGCGCTGGCCGCGCAGGGACAGCGCGCATTCGGCGAAAACTACGTGCAGGAAGCCGAGACCAAGGTCGCCACGCTCCGCGCACTGGAGCTGGAATGGCACCTGATCGGCCACCTGCAATCCAACAAGGCCGAGCTGGCCAGCCGGTGCTTCGACTGGGTGCAGACCGTGGACCGCCCCAAACTGATCCCGCTGCTCGCGCGCCACCGCCCGGACGGCCGCGCACCATTGAATGTGCTGATCCAGGTCAACATCGACGATGAGCACAGCAAACACGGCTGCGCGCCGGAGGCGATCGACGCGCTGGCCGACGCCATCGCACTGCATCCTGCATTGCGCCTGCGCGGATTGATGGCCATCCCCGCCCCGTTTCCGGAAGCGGCGCGGCGCGCAGACGCGTTTACCCGCATGCAGCAGTTGTTCGAACAGCTGCAGCAGCGCTTCGCGCAGGTGGACACCTTGTCGATGGGCATGAGCTCGGATTTCACCGAAGCGATCGCGGCCGGCGCCACCATGGTGCGCGTGGGCACGGCGCTATTCGGTGCCCGCGTGCCCGCGCCCGACGCATCCGCCTGA
- the proC gene encoding pyrroline-5-carboxylate reductase — protein sequence MTLPSAPASSANAGSIAFIGGGNMARSLIAGLTRQGVPAARIRVAEPVADLRAALSRDFGVQTLDNACEAADGAQTWVLAVKPQVMASVCAQLADLAQARQPLLVSIAAGITATQLQRWCGGEVAVVRAMPNTPALLGAGVTGLYATARVSQTQRAQATELLQSAGVTVWIDEETQMDAVTAVSGSGPAYVFLLAEAMEAAAQAQGLPADTARTLVLQTLLGASRMLTESGEAPEVLRRRVTSPNGTTQAAIETFQAGGFEALTAQAIAAATERGRGLSAAND from the coding sequence ATGACCCTGCCTTCCGCGCCTGCGTCGTCCGCCAACGCCGGCTCCATCGCCTTCATCGGCGGCGGCAACATGGCGCGCAGCCTGATCGCCGGACTGACACGGCAGGGCGTGCCGGCTGCCCGCATCCGCGTCGCCGAGCCAGTTGCCGACCTGCGCGCGGCGCTGTCGCGCGATTTCGGCGTGCAGACGCTGGACAACGCATGCGAGGCCGCCGATGGCGCGCAGACGTGGGTGCTGGCGGTCAAGCCACAGGTGATGGCGTCGGTTTGCGCGCAGCTGGCCGATCTCGCCCAGGCCCGGCAGCCGCTACTGGTCTCGATCGCCGCTGGCATCACCGCAACGCAATTGCAGCGCTGGTGCGGCGGCGAGGTGGCCGTGGTCCGCGCAATGCCCAATACCCCTGCCCTGCTCGGTGCCGGCGTCACCGGCCTGTACGCCACTGCACGCGTCTCCCAGACCCAGCGCGCGCAGGCAACCGAATTGCTGCAGAGTGCCGGCGTCACCGTGTGGATCGACGAGGAGACACAGATGGATGCGGTAACGGCCGTTTCCGGCAGCGGGCCGGCCTACGTGTTCCTGCTGGCCGAAGCGATGGAAGCGGCGGCGCAGGCGCAGGGACTGCCGGCCGACACCGCCCGCACGCTGGTTCTGCAGACCCTGTTGGGCGCCTCGCGCATGCTTACCGAATCGGGCGAGGCACCCGAGGTACTGCGGCGTCGGGTGACCTCGCCCAACGGCACCACGCAGGCGGCCATCGAGACATTTCAGGCCGGTGGTTTCGAAGCGCTGACTGCACAGGCCATTGCCGCAGCCACCGAACGCGGCCGTGGCCTGTCGGCTGCCAACGATTAG